GCACCGAACGTGCCCTGGCGCTCGATCTTCAGCAGCGACTGCCACACCGCGTAGAGGATCGGGACGAGGTAGAACGCGGTGAAGAGCACGGCGAACGGCGTGACGAAGACCGCGATCGCGCGGCGGTACCGGAAGCCCCCGCCGCGTCGACGTCGGGCGACCCGGGGTCGCTGGGCTGTGGTGGTCATGGGCGCTTCCTGTCCGTGCGGATGATCTGGGTGCCACCGGGGGCGATGGTCGTGGTGCCGGCGACGGCGCGGTCGGCGACGAGTTCGTGGCCCGCCTCGTGGTGCTCGACGGCCCGGTCGGTGTGGTTGAGCAGGAACACCCACTCGTGCTGGTCGTCACGGCGTCGGACGACCTCGAGTCCCGGCTGGGCGGCGGGGTCCGGCGACACCCCGGCCTCGTCGAGGACGTCGCGGAGGAGTCCTCGGAGCGTCTCCGCGGCGAGGACGGTGGAGACGTACCAGGCAGCTCCGGCCCCGTGGTCGTTGCGGGTGACGGCTGGTGATCCGGCGACCTCGCCGTCCGTGTAGTCGAGGACGCTCGTGGCGCCGCGGAGCTCGACCGGCTCGCGCCACACCGTGCCGACGGACCCGTCCGACAGGTGCACCTCGCCGCCAGCGGGCAGCGGGAGGAACTCGTCGACGCGGACGCCGAGGAGCTCGCGGAACGCCCCGGGGTAGCCACCGCGGCGGACCCGGTCGCGCTCGTCGACGATGCCGCTGAAGAACGTCACGACCGCTCGACCTCCGCCGGCGACGTGGTCGGCGATCACCGCGGCGTGCTCGTCGCGGACGAGGTACAGCTCGGGGACGAGGACGACGGCGTACCCGTCGAGGGGTGCCCCCGGCGCGACGACGTCGACCGTGACGCCGAGGTCCCACAGTGCGCCGTGGAGCGCGTGCACCTGCTCCAGGTACTTGAGCGCGGTGGTGGGGTGGGCCTCCAGGTCGGCCGCCCACTGGTTCTCCCAGCTGAACACGAGCGCGACGTCCGCGGTGACGCGGGACCCGCGGAGCTCGCCGAGCCGTTCGACCAGGGAACCCAGTTCGACGACGTCACGCCAGGTGCGGGAGTCGGTGCCGGCGTGCGGGAGCAGCGCGGAGTGGAACTTCTCGCTGCCCTGCACGGACGCACGCCACTGGAAGAAGCAGACGCCGTCGGCTCCGCGGGCGATGTGCGCCGCGGTGTTCCGCAGCATCTCGCCAGGGGCCTTCGCCACGTTGTGCGGCTGCCAGTTCACGGCGCCCGTCGAGTGCTCCATGAGGAGCCACGGGGCGCCACCGGCGAGACCGCGCGTGGTGTCGGCGGCGAAGGCGAGCTCGACGTGCGGCCGGGGCAGGCGGTGGTCGAGGTAGTGGTCGTTGGCGATGACGTCCATGTCGCCGGTCCACGTCCAGTAGTCCATCGCCGTGATGTGCGCGGCGACCATGAAGTTCGTCGTGACGGGCTTGTCGCTCAGGCTGCGCAGGACCTCGGCCTCGGCGCGGTGGTGGGCGAGGAGTTCGTCGGACGAGAACCGGTCGAAGTCGAGCGTCTGGCCGGGGTTGGTGGAGGACAGCGTGGCCCGGGGCGGCAGGACCTGCTCCCACGCGGAGTAGCGCTGGCTCCAGAACGCGGTGCCCCACGCGGCGTTGAGTTCCTCGACGGAGCCGTAGCGGGCCCGGAGCCAGGTGCGGAAGGCCTCGGCGGAGACGTCGCAGTAGCAGTGGGCGTTGTGGCAGCCGAGCTCGTTCGAGACGTGCCAGAGCTTCACGGCCGGGTGGTCGCCGTACCGCTCGGCCGTGGCACGGACGAGGGCGAGGGCGTGCTCGCGGTAGACCGGGGAGCTCGGGCAGAACGCCTGTCGCCCACCGGGCCAGCGGGTGGTGCCGTCGGCGACGACCGGCAGGACCTCGGGGTGCGCGGTCGTGAGCCACGGCGGGGTGGACGCGGTGCCGGTGCCGAGGTCGACCCCGATGCCGGTGTCGTGCAGGAGCTCGATGACGCGGTCGAGTGCGCTGAAGTCGTACTCGCCCTGGCGCGGCTCGACGTGCGACCACCCGAAGACGTTGATCGCGACGAGGTTCACG
This is a stretch of genomic DNA from Curtobacterium sp. 458. It encodes these proteins:
- a CDS encoding beta-galactosidase, yielding MTTTTQPTVATGALGLGSTGLAFGCDYNPEQWDPEVWVEDVRLMREAGVNLVAINVFGWSHVEPRQGEYDFSALDRVIELLHDTGIGVDLGTGTASTPPWLTTAHPEVLPVVADGTTRWPGGRQAFCPSSPVYREHALALVRATAERYGDHPAVKLWHVSNELGCHNAHCYCDVSAEAFRTWLRARYGSVEELNAAWGTAFWSQRYSAWEQVLPPRATLSSTNPGQTLDFDRFSSDELLAHHRAEAEVLRSLSDKPVTTNFMVAAHITAMDYWTWTGDMDVIANDHYLDHRLPRPHVELAFAADTTRGLAGGAPWLLMEHSTGAVNWQPHNVAKAPGEMLRNTAAHIARGADGVCFFQWRASVQGSEKFHSALLPHAGTDSRTWRDVVELGSLVERLGELRGSRVTADVALVFSWENQWAADLEAHPTTALKYLEQVHALHGALWDLGVTVDVVAPGAPLDGYAVVLVPELYLVRDEHAAVIADHVAGGGRAVVTFFSGIVDERDRVRRGGYPGAFRELLGVRVDEFLPLPAGGEVHLSDGSVGTVWREPVELRGATSVLDYTDGEVAGSPAVTRNDHGAGAAWYVSTVLAAETLRGLLRDVLDEAGVSPDPAAQPGLEVVRRRDDQHEWVFLLNHTDRAVEHHEAGHELVADRAVAGTTTIAPGGTQIIRTDRKRP